The following proteins are co-located in the Paludisphaera rhizosphaerae genome:
- a CDS encoding DUF1501 domain-containing protein: MLKLTGEGRTTTCDGATRRDFLQAGALGAIGFGLPQWFAAKAAGAVKPGAEDRSCIMIFNLGAPSNTDLWDMKPDAPAEIRGPFKPIASKAPAIQFSEILPRHAAIADKISLVRSCHHTGAAVHDAGWQVMQTGRIFSGGVNTPHIGSVVGRLKGRKTDLPPFVVLPELMGRGGGNLPNGQSGGFLGKAYDPFVLNADPSKPGFRAPDLLPTPEMGSVRLDRRRKIRELVDDAVSTFEASEDAALLGEDFQSAFRLMSSPEAREAFDLGREPSEVRERYGMTRLGQSCLLARRLVEAGVRFVTVNAFLTVFDEITWDIHGSKPFTSIEGMRDIVCPMYDQAYSALIEDLDRRGMLDSTLVCNLAEFGRTPRINPAGGRDHWPLCYTVGFAGGGVQGGRVVGASDPIGAVPADRPTSPGDVAATIFHCLGLDLEATLPGPAGRPFPLVDFGCREIRELF; the protein is encoded by the coding sequence ATGCTCAAGCTCACCGGCGAAGGCCGCACCACGACCTGCGACGGCGCGACCCGTCGCGACTTCCTCCAGGCCGGCGCCCTGGGGGCGATCGGTTTCGGCCTGCCACAATGGTTCGCGGCGAAGGCCGCCGGGGCGGTCAAGCCCGGGGCCGAGGACCGCTCCTGCATCATGATCTTCAACCTGGGAGCCCCCAGCAACACGGACCTCTGGGACATGAAGCCGGACGCCCCCGCCGAGATCCGCGGGCCGTTCAAGCCGATCGCCAGCAAGGCCCCGGCGATCCAGTTCTCTGAGATCCTCCCCCGCCACGCCGCGATCGCCGACAAGATTTCGCTGGTCCGATCCTGCCATCACACCGGCGCGGCGGTGCACGACGCCGGCTGGCAGGTCATGCAGACGGGCCGGATCTTCTCCGGCGGCGTCAACACGCCCCACATCGGCTCGGTCGTCGGCCGCCTCAAGGGCCGCAAGACCGACCTGCCGCCGTTCGTCGTCCTGCCCGAGTTGATGGGCCGGGGCGGCGGCAACCTCCCCAACGGCCAATCGGGCGGGTTCCTGGGGAAGGCCTACGACCCGTTCGTCCTGAACGCCGACCCCTCCAAGCCCGGCTTCCGCGCCCCCGACCTGCTCCCCACGCCGGAGATGGGGAGCGTCCGGCTGGACCGCCGTCGCAAGATCCGCGAGCTGGTGGACGACGCCGTCTCGACCTTCGAGGCCTCAGAGGACGCCGCCCTGCTCGGCGAGGACTTCCAGTCCGCCTTCCGCCTGATGAGCAGCCCCGAGGCCCGCGAGGCGTTCGACCTGGGCCGTGAGCCCTCCGAGGTCCGCGAGCGCTACGGGATGACCCGGCTCGGCCAGTCCTGCCTGCTGGCCCGCCGTCTGGTGGAGGCGGGCGTCCGGTTCGTCACCGTCAACGCATTCCTGACCGTCTTCGACGAGATCACCTGGGACATCCACGGCTCGAAGCCGTTCACCTCGATCGAGGGGATGCGCGACATCGTCTGCCCGATGTACGACCAGGCGTACTCCGCCCTGATCGAGGACCTGGACCGCCGCGGGATGCTCGATTCGACGCTCGTCTGCAACCTCGCCGAGTTCGGCCGGACGCCCCGGATCAACCCGGCGGGGGGTCGCGACCACTGGCCGCTTTGCTACACGGTGGGGTTCGCCGGCGGCGGCGTGCAAGGAGGCCGCGTCGTCGGCGCCAGCGACCCGATCGGCGCCGTGCCGGCCGACCGGCCGACCTCGCCGGGGGACGTGGCGGCGACCATCTTCCACTGCCTCGGCCTGGACCTGGAAGCCACCCTCCCCGGCCCCGCCGGCCGGCCCTTCCCGCTCGTCGACTTCGGCTGCCGAGAGATCCGCGAACTGTTCTGA
- a CDS encoding DUF1549 domain-containing protein — protein sequence MKSLIAAFTFVSAALARAETPPPIAALPAEVALSTPASRQRLIVQESARGETGGQIVEGVSWSSSDPAVAQVKDGVVEPVGDGAATITARVGDRSADVKVTVSGMSRPFEWSFRGHVQPVLAKQGCNSGACHGALAGKGGFRLSLQGYDPDADFFNIVKQDRGRRVELSDPGRSLFLAKPTGAIPHKGGVKFATDSLEYRILSEWIAAGAPTPSETDPRVERLEVAPSRSIQNVGRSQQVLVRAVYTDGRTEDVTRWVKWSSADESVCRIDDQGKVQVVGPGEGAVVAWFASKLAIARVTVPYKGEPASSGEVVDNRKPRNFIDEKIDEQLARLALPASPACTDAEFLRRAFIDAVGRTPTADEVRAFLADPSEDRRDALVDRLLASPEFVDYWTYKWCDVLTLNGTRLRPAALKAYYQWVRKQVADNVPWDRFVREIVTSAGESVENGATNFYALSQSPEDMTENVSQAFLGLSIGCAKCHNHPLEKWTNDQYYGMASLFARVRAKGWGGEGRNGDGLRTLYVAESGELVQPRTGKPQPPTPLDGGSLAFDDPADRRVALAKWLTAPENPYFARSIANRVWANYFGVGLVEQVDDMRATNPASNEALLSATAAFVVEKKFDLKALMREILRSNAYQRSSKPLAGNEPEHRFYSRYYPRRMMAEVLHDAIVQATDAPTKFEFIGFPGGDKEKTDFYPPGTRAIQLYDAAVENPFLQSFGRNPRRIVCECERSDEPTMAQVLHLSNGTTLNEKLHVKEGRIHRLIRLRRTGMSDAALIDELYLWSLARFPTAAERTKLQDLLPPPNDPTEVEVVEDLAWGLMSSREFLFNH from the coding sequence GTGAAGTCGCTTATCGCCGCCTTCACCTTCGTTTCCGCCGCCCTCGCGCGGGCCGAGACTCCGCCGCCGATCGCGGCGCTCCCAGCCGAGGTCGCGCTGAGCACGCCCGCGAGCCGCCAGCGGCTGATCGTCCAGGAGTCGGCCCGCGGCGAGACCGGCGGCCAGATCGTCGAGGGGGTCTCCTGGTCGTCCAGCGACCCGGCCGTGGCCCAGGTCAAGGACGGCGTCGTGGAGCCCGTCGGGGACGGAGCCGCGACGATCACGGCCCGCGTCGGCGACCGTTCGGCCGACGTTAAGGTGACAGTCTCCGGAATGTCCCGCCCCTTCGAATGGTCCTTCCGCGGCCACGTCCAGCCGGTGCTGGCGAAACAGGGGTGCAACTCGGGGGCCTGCCACGGGGCGCTCGCGGGCAAGGGAGGCTTCCGGCTCTCTCTGCAGGGGTACGACCCCGACGCCGACTTCTTCAACATCGTCAAGCAGGATCGCGGACGCCGCGTCGAGTTGAGCGACCCCGGCCGCAGCCTGTTCCTGGCCAAGCCCACCGGCGCGATCCCCCACAAGGGAGGAGTGAAGTTCGCGACCGACTCGCTCGAATACCGCATCCTCTCCGAGTGGATCGCCGCCGGCGCGCCGACCCCCTCCGAGACCGACCCGCGCGTCGAGCGCCTGGAAGTCGCCCCGTCGCGGTCGATCCAGAATGTCGGCCGGTCGCAGCAGGTTCTCGTCCGGGCCGTCTACACGGACGGTCGCACCGAGGACGTCACCCGTTGGGTCAAATGGTCGTCGGCCGACGAGTCCGTCTGCCGGATCGACGACCAGGGGAAGGTGCAGGTCGTCGGCCCCGGCGAGGGCGCCGTGGTCGCCTGGTTCGCCAGCAAGCTGGCGATCGCCCGCGTCACGGTCCCCTACAAGGGGGAGCCCGCCTCTTCCGGCGAGGTCGTCGACAATCGCAAGCCCCGGAACTTCATCGACGAGAAGATCGACGAGCAGCTCGCCAGGCTGGCTCTGCCGGCCTCGCCCGCCTGCACCGACGCCGAGTTCCTTCGCCGCGCGTTCATCGACGCCGTCGGCCGGACGCCGACCGCCGACGAGGTCCGCGCGTTTCTGGCCGACCCCTCGGAAGATCGCCGCGACGCCCTCGTCGACCGCCTGCTCGCCTCGCCGGAGTTCGTCGACTACTGGACCTACAAGTGGTGCGACGTCCTGACCCTCAACGGCACGCGGCTCCGCCCCGCGGCGCTCAAGGCGTACTACCAGTGGGTCCGCAAGCAGGTGGCCGACAACGTCCCCTGGGACCGCTTCGTCCGCGAGATCGTCACCTCCGCCGGCGAGAGCGTGGAGAACGGGGCGACCAATTTCTACGCCCTCAGCCAGTCGCCCGAGGACATGACCGAGAACGTCAGCCAGGCGTTTTTGGGCCTCTCGATCGGCTGCGCCAAGTGCCACAATCACCCGCTCGAAAAATGGACCAACGACCAGTACTACGGCATGGCCAGCCTGTTCGCCCGGGTCCGCGCCAAGGGCTGGGGCGGCGAGGGTCGCAACGGCGACGGCCTCCGCACGCTGTACGTGGCGGAGTCCGGTGAACTCGTCCAGCCCCGAACCGGCAAGCCCCAGCCGCCGACGCCGCTCGACGGCGGGTCGCTGGCCTTCGACGATCCGGCCGACCGCCGCGTCGCGCTGGCGAAATGGCTCACGGCCCCGGAGAACCCGTACTTCGCCCGGTCGATCGCCAACCGGGTCTGGGCGAACTACTTCGGCGTCGGCCTGGTTGAGCAGGTCGACGACATGAGGGCGACGAACCCGGCCAGCAACGAGGCGTTGCTCTCGGCGACGGCGGCGTTCGTGGTCGAGAAGAAGTTCGACCTCAAGGCGCTGATGAGGGAGATCCTCCGGTCGAACGCCTACCAGCGATCGAGCAAGCCGCTGGCCGGCAATGAGCCCGAGCATCGATTCTACTCGCGCTACTACCCCCGGCGGATGATGGCCGAGGTCCTGCACGACGCGATCGTCCAGGCGACCGACGCGCCGACGAAGTTCGAGTTCATCGGCTTCCCCGGCGGCGATAAGGAAAAGACCGACTTCTACCCGCCCGGCACCCGGGCGATCCAGCTTTACGACGCGGCCGTGGAGAACCCGTTCCTCCAGTCGTTCGGCCGCAACCCGCGGCGGATCGTCTGCGAGTGCGAACGCTCCGACGAGCCGACGATGGCCCAGGTGCTGCACCTGTCCAACGGCACGACCCTCAACGAGAAGCTCCACGTCAAGGAGGGCCGGATCCATCGCCTGATCCGCCTCCGCCGAACGGGGATGTCGGACGCGGCGCTGATCGACGAGTTGTACCTCTGGTCCCTCGCCCGCTTCCCAACTGCCGCCGAACGCACGAAGCTCCAGGACCTCCTCCCCCCGCCCAACGACCCGACCGAAGTCGAGGTGGTCGAGGATCTGGCCTGGGGGCTGATGAGCAGCCGGGAGTTCTTGTTCAATCACTGA